In Gopherus evgoodei ecotype Sinaloan lineage unplaced genomic scaffold, rGopEvg1_v1.p scaffold_71_arrow_ctg1, whole genome shotgun sequence, one genomic interval encodes:
- the LOC115643785 gene encoding dual specificity protein phosphatase 14-like isoform X1: protein MYAEASTMNFRTPGFFRRSPPPAAKLAPGAPPASALGGIAQISPCLYLCSGNAAANRHLVSARAVTCVVNATMEIPNANWPDIDYVKVPVPDLPHAPLALYFDSVADRIHQTGKRNGRTLVHCVAGVSRSASLCIAYLMKYHRLSLLDAHQWVKSRRPVVRPNVGFWRQLIDYERRLFGKNTVRMVPSPLGPVPDVYEKETRGLVPLWSYR, encoded by the coding sequence ATGTACGCCGAAGCCTCCACCATGAACTTCCGGACCCCCGGCTTCTTCCggcgcagccccccccccgcggcgAAGCTGGCCCCCGGGGCGCCCCCGGCCTCGGCGCTGGGGGGCATCGCCCAGATCTCGCCCTGCCTCTACCTGTGCAGCGGCAACGCGGCCGCCAACCGGCACCTGGTGTCCGCCCGGGCCGTGACCTGCGTGGTGAACGCCACCATGGAGATCCCCAACGCCAACTGGCCCGACATCGACTACGTCAAGGTGCCGGTGCCCGACCTGCCCCACGCGCCCCTGGCCCTCTACTTCGACTCGGTGGCCGACCGCATCCACCAGACGGGCAAGCGCAACGGGCGCACCCTGGTGCACTGCGTGGCGGGCGTGAGCCGCTCGGCCTCGCTCTGCATCGCCTACCTCATGAAGTACCATCGGCTCAGCCTGCTGGACGCCCACCAGTGGGTCAAGAGCCGGCGGCCCGTGGTGCGGCCCAACGTGGGCTTCTGGCGCCAGCTCATCGACTACGAGCGCCGGCTCTTCGGCAAGAACACGGTGCGCATGGTGCCCTCGCCCCTCGGCCCCGTGCCCGACGTCTACGAGAAGGAGACCCGCGGCCTGGTGCCCCTCTGGAGCTACAGATAG